Below is a window of Anaerobranca californiensis DSM 14826 DNA.
CAAACTTTACAATAACCAGTCATCAATTCCCTTGCTTTTTTTCTTATTTCTGTAGGCATATTAGATCTCTCCTTTATGTCTTTTTGTATAGTGACGTTGAACACACCTTTTTCTGTAATTAGTAGATTAAATTTGGTCAGAAATTAAAGAAGTTAATATGGCACTTATAACACTTAAAACAATGGCCCCAAATATTGCAGACCAAAAATTATTTATAACAAAACCAGTGACATTGGCTTGTACTAACCATAGAATAAAACCATTAACAACAAAAGTAAATAATCCTAAAGTCAAGATAGTAATGGGAAAAGTTACGATTTTGATTATCGGTCTGATAACAGCATTAGCTAACCCTAAAACTAAAGCTGCAATTAGGGCTGAACCAAATGACTTAATTTCTATACTGGTAAAAAGTTGTGCCGTTAAAAACA
It encodes the following:
- a CDS encoding phage holin family protein; this encodes MRGLVWRWVINGLALFLTAQLFTSIEIKSFGSALIAALVLGLANAVIRPIIKIVTFPITILTLGLFTFVVNGFILWLVQANVTGFVINNFWSAIFGAIVLSVISAILTSLISDQI